Below is a genomic region from Lineus longissimus chromosome 16, tnLinLong1.2, whole genome shotgun sequence.
tacatgtactagaaGACTGGAGATGTTTTATTCAAAGCTACTCTGATCCGAATGAGATGAGCCATAACTTTCAAATAAGCCCACTAGTAATAGACCCCCACAATGTAAGCAATGCTTTAGTATAGCACGTTCAGTAAACTGGTTCCCCATGAACACTCACTTGTACATATCAGATATTTGACCATTGAATCGCGCAACACTGCACACGAGCCTTTCAAAACTACTTGATCACAACACGGTCACGACTGAATGGTCTCTTATTGAGGTCATGGTCTCGGATTATTTGCATTCACCTAGCTGACAATATGCATGGGCCACCGACGGACAAAGAATGACTCCAATCAGGGGGAACCTGACCTCTTAAAGAatatcatttcataatttaaatATGTTCTCAATTCACATTTTTTCCCTTAATCGTAATGGGTGAACCCCAAGAATAGgcctatgacatgtatgataatAAATAACTCAACTCAACTTGATATATTCTTTTAGCACAAAATTATTCAAGTGCTTTAAAACAATAAATGCAGCATTTTATGAAAATCTTCTCTTTACCTGAGATGTTCATACTTCCATACCCCTTCATCCTGACCTTCTGGTGGATTAAGGATCTCATCGATGTTGGAGAAATCTCTTCGTATCGCTTGTTGGATGAACTGCTGGACGGCGAGGGTGCTGTCCATTTCATCAAACGACTCATCGGGCCATTTGCACCAGTTCTGAGAAAGTAAACAAGGATCAAAGATTTTTACAGAAGTTATGGTCACAAATATCACAAGTACAGTCATCTCTTTCAGCCTGTGGTGTCCCTGGCGGTTGTGACATTAGTCTTCACTcacaatactacaatcaagatgtacagaccgggggagctggcggtacgtacccataagtctttgcggtagtctcgcgcgtaccggatataacctatcaagcttttctccttcagagaaatactgcgttgcgctcaactgccaattatgcattagtctggtggacacgaggttggccttaaacttgcttgaaatcgaaaatttggacaacacacgtgaactacagcgcaaacggcagcattctgacatatagaaacatgtggtctgattctatttttacttgtcactaagtgatcacgcatccaacctcgtatgcagggtaatgtggctttctcattggtcgaacgttaattttgttcacagccttttataaggcacttgagcgcaacgcagtatttctctgaaggagaaaagcttgatgggttatatccagtacgcgcgagactaccgcaaagacttatgggtacgtaccgccagctcccccggtcggtacatcttgattgtagtatacacTTGTCATGGATTGCCAGCCGGTCATCTTCTCATTGGATTATTAAGAAATTTATACCAAACCTGAGGTCCCTGTGGACCTTTTCGAAAAAGACAAACAAGGCCCAAATGTTGGGTGTCTTGGACATACAGTGAAGGGCCACACTCTGACACTGCTCATCGTCTTTTTGTGGCAAGGCACGCATTCTTATGTCTGTCGCTGGCTCTGATAGTGATAGGAAACTAAGGAAGTCATTATTTGGAACCACGCCTGCGACGATCATGATGCGACAGTCGTAATGCGCGCCTTGCCATGCACCACAGGCTACTTGAGCTTTCTAAATAAAGATCACGTGTGGGGAAATACAATAGGGTGGGATAGTGTTGAACGTTATGACTGATCATGATCCGGATACACAGTTAGGCACAGCTTCAGGCTTGGGGTCTTGTAGAAGTTTGAGTTTGACATTTTTGTAAAAATAGTTGGTCACTGAAATGATGCTAGCTCGAGAATGAATTCATTGATTACAATGAAAATTGGCACACATATACTTGAGACCATGCTCTTTGGCACTGTAGTGATAAGAAATCGTTAAAAAGGTCCGAACCGTAGTTTTATTGCCTGATCTGTTCCTCCTCAAAACTGCAGTAGCATCGGCCATCTTCATTTTTTCCTGAAGAAAGCGATATCTGTGATTggtcaaaattattttatttagtTTTTTCTTAAATAAATTGTCACCTactaaaaatgaaatatgaaataaacaagCTTTCGATTACACATATGTCCTACTAAAGGACTTACATATTTGTAATTTGCTTTAAAGTGGATCTCACCGTGATGaaatttgcccttgacctcCAAAAATCAACATGGCGGCGAATGTCTCACGAGAAGGCGTTGTGCGTGATGAAAAAGGTAGAATTCTCAGCATTCCTACAATATTAATGCAAATAAACAACTCCATGATGTTGATCAGATCAATACCTTTCCAAAAATGTATACTTTTGTGGGGTTTAATCGATTATCCTTCGTGTAATTGGCGTTATTATCTCCAAATGTCCAGAAAAAGCTGCACCCGTAATTCGACAGGTCCCCAAATACCTCACTTTGTTATGTTGGATATAGGAAGAAAAATATCGTTCCGAGCGCATGAAATGTGTTAAATTGTTGCATATGCCATTATTCTGTAGGAAGACACAGGCCTTACTTGCCCTTAGCAGTCTTTTTGGGTAAAAGGGTATAGTGGCGCCCTCTACGCCCAGGGTACGATGGCACGGCGACTGCCGGGGGTACGGTGGCACGGCGATTCCCAGGGTACGGTGGCACGGCACAGCACCTTTCTAAATATGCTGAGACCAAGTACTGGTTAGGTCTTCGGCATTCTTAACATTGGGTGCAACAATACATTTATGAAAGATCTGTCTTCAGCTTCTTATCCCTGTCCAATTTCCCTTCCAGGCGACATGTATCTGCCTGCTACTCAACGACCAGACGGTACGTGGAGGAAGCCAATACGTGTCAAAGATGGCTACGTGCCTCAGGAGGAGATGCCTGTGTAagtacattggaacctcccttaatggacacctctctattgaggacaccctctttattaCTTTCCCAAATTgtgtccattcaatttgaaaggTTTCAGGGCGGaccggggttaaagtgtaaagtcagCTGATAATCTATGTAGTACTCAGTAGTAGTAGTGTATGTGAAACTAAAAACcccaaactttaactttttaacaAAGGTAACTTACAAAACTTTCCTTGTTGCTTGCATTCTTTAATAAGTCACACTTATTTCTTCCTATTATTTCAGCTATGAGAATAAAGGTGTTCAGTGGTTGAAGAGTAAGCCGGCATGCCCTGGCTTACCCGTTGGATATACTCAATTGGATGTTGCTGGACAAAGCGGTACGGCCAGTAGCACGGCTAATATGTCGAAGTCGGCGAAAAAGAATGCGAAAcgaaaagagaaaaagaaacaaCAAAAACCGGAGGAGGAGGATGATGTAACGGCTATAACGAGTGTGCTAGAAAAAGCCAAGATTGGCTACAAAGGACCAAAACCACCATCACAGGAACGGGACGACGGCCCGAAAGACCCCGAGAAAAAACTGAAAAGTCTCCGTAAGAAACTCAGACAAATTGAAGACTTGGAGGAAAAAATACAAAGTGGTGCGCTGCCAAATCCCGAAAAAGAACAATTGGCCAAGATATCGAAAAAACAGCAAATACTCGATGAAATTGAGGTCTTGATACGACTTGAATTGTTGGCGGAATAACATGATAACTTAAAGAATTTGCCGTTTTAATACTTGTCTGACTCTGATGCATGTTTTTGTGCAACGTTTACATGTGCTTAGAACAATGTCTGGATCCTTTTTTCTTAGAAACTACCGTATTACATGAAATGTTGCATGctatttgaaaaattatttgaaaagttTTTGGTTCTTTTTTCGATTATTGCATCAAGAATTGTTGTGCAAAGTTTCCTGTTTCAAATTCATGTAAGGTGAAATAAGGAAACGGGAACAAGAGCAACACCACAACAGTTAACCAGCTTAAAGTTGAGTCTGGGAGTGTCATCAGTTAAATGACATTTGTAAAGTTCGAACAGATAAATGTTGGGTTTTTTCTCATTCACTGTGAGTCTGTACTCATTACTGCCAAGATCTCGGAGGTTGAGGTGAAAGTGATCATGTTTTGATAGGTAAGTGTCTTGTCAGATTTGTTGCGAGGCTTAAAAagatcgtcgtcattgtcattgtcatcataatcatcatcattgcgGTATCATTAATAAGCCACTACAGATTATATTTTTCCCTGAAAAGGTACGTGATTCGTTGGGTAGCAAATCCATGTTTCTGTCTCTAGACCTCATTATCAGAATGTGAAATCTtttcatcatcgtcttcatGGCATGTCTTAAATATACTAATAAGTTATTTTcagtttgaataaaaaaattaaatgttttACAAAAGTGTTGTGATTCTATCATGAATGTACGGGAAAGTCAAGTTGCCTTGACTGAGATACAAACCACATATCTTTGGATTGCTGGTCCACTGCTCTACCAGTCGAGCTACACGGAGGTTCATCAATTTTCTTCACAGTGTGACACCATTATTGGAGCCGGAGACTTCTACGTCCATCTAACTCAACATGATTGGTCACATACCATTTTATGTGTATCCATTCAAGTACAGTGGAGTCCTCCTGGGGAGGTCTAGAAGTCACTTGACCAATACCTGTATCCTTGCGGTGTCTTGAATGGGGTGCAAAAGGTGCTGAATCGGTCTTCATGAATCGCAGCGGCTCACTAGTGCCATCAAAAGGTGCCGAATCAGTCTTCATGAATCGTAGCGGCTCACTAGTGCCATCAAAAGGTGCTGAATCGGTCTTCATGAATTCGTTACGGCTCACTAGTGCCATCAAAAGGTGCCGAATCGGTCTTCATGAATCGTAGCGGCTCACTAGTGCCATCAAAAGGTGGCGAATCGGTCTTCATGAATCGTAGCGGCTCACTAGTGCCATCAAAAGGTGGCGAATCGGTCTTCATGAATCATAGCGGCTCACGTGTGCCATCAAAAGGTGGCGAATCGGTCTTCATGAATCGTAGGGCTCACTAGTGCCATCAAAAGGTGCCGAATCGGTCTTCATGAATCGTAGCGGCTCACTAGTGCCATCAAAAGGTGCCGGATCGGTCTTCATGAATCGTAGCGGCTCACTAGTGCCATCAAAAGGTGGCGAATCGGTCTTCATGAATCGTAGCGGCTCACTAGTGCCATCAAAAGGTGCCGAATCGGTCTTCATGAATCGTAGCGGCTCTCGTGTGCCATAAAAAAAAACCTCTGTGTCTGCGGTCGTGTTATACCCACACAAGGGATTCAGAGACGCGTCATGATCTTCAGACATATCCACTCGGCAGTGTAAGAGTGAAATAAATCTTCAGTAGATCTGTGTGACATCGTCTTGGATACCTAAAAGCTGGATGTGACACTCTCTGAAATGGGACTGTCTGGATGTGACATGGTATTCAGTACTAGGGTGTGACTTTGCCTCAATACTCAAGTACtgtgctggttgtgacagtgtcttcagTC
It encodes:
- the LOC135500427 gene encoding partner of Y14 and mago-like, which translates into the protein MAANVSREGVVRDEKGDMYLPATQRPDGTWRKPIRVKDGYVPQEEMPVYENKGVQWLKSKPACPGLPVGYTQLDVAGQSGTASSTANMSKSAKKNAKRKEKKKQQKPEEEDDVTAITSVLEKAKIGYKGPKPPSQERDDGPKDPEKKLKSLRKKLRQIEDLEEKIQSGALPNPEKEQLAKISKKQQILDEIEVLIRLELLAE